The genomic DNA TTGTGCAACAAGCGGTAAATCCTAGATATAAACCTAGGGATTAGGAAACTAGTTATTCATTTTTTATAGTTATAGAATAGACCAAGTTGGCTTGATGCTAAGAATTTATTAAGTATACCTAACATAATGTAGCATGTATTCTTTGTTTTCACAATTGCACTTCTTGCGGTTTTGCTGTAAAGTTTTTTAGGAAGAGATGATTGGAGGGTTCTTAATGAAAGAAGAGCGTTCACTAAAAAGTATGCAAGAAGAGGTCGATGCGTACATCCAACAATTTAAAGTTGGGTATTTTTCGCCATTGGCGCAAATGGCACGTCTGACCGAAGAAGTAGGTGAATTGGCCCGAGAGGTCAATCATTCATATGGCGAAAAAAGTAAAAAAGCAACAGAACCTAGTAATTCAGTGGCGGAAGAATTAGGCGATGTTCTATTTGTAACGATGATCATGGCAAACTCGTTAGGAATTGATTTGACGACGGTATTTGAAAAAAATATGGAGAAGTTCAATCGAAGGGACCATCATCGTTTTGCCCGAAAAGATGAGGAACAGTGAGAGGATAGAAGGAGTAAAAATGAGACTAAGTGAATTACCGATCGAATATAAAAAAGCAATTCCAGTAATAAGAAAAATCGAGGCAGCTGGATTTGAGGCGTACTTTGTTGGTGGTAGTGTGCGAGACACGTTACTCGGACAAAAAATTCATGATGTAGATATTGCTACTAGTGCGTTTCCAGAAGAAATCAAGCAATTGTTTCCAAAAACGATAGACATTGGGATCGAACATGGAACGGTTCTCGTCTTGCATGAAGAGGAGCAATATGAGATCACGACATTTCGTACGGAATCGACTTATCAAGATTATCGACGACCCGATAGTGTTTCATTTGTTC from Enterococcus mundtii includes the following:
- a CDS encoding nucleotide pyrophosphohydrolase, coding for MKEERSLKSMQEEVDAYIQQFKVGYFSPLAQMARLTEEVGELAREVNHSYGEKSKKATEPSNSVAEELGDVLFVTMIMANSLGIDLTTVFEKNMEKFNRRDHHRFARKDEEQ